One Ricinus communis isolate WT05 ecotype wild-type chromosome 7, ASM1957865v1, whole genome shotgun sequence genomic region harbors:
- the LOC8270279 gene encoding UDP-galactose transporter 1 — MEESVLCQWSVFRSLLAIIQWWVFNVTVIIMNKWIFQKLDFKFPLTVSCVHFICSSIGAYLAIKVLKLKPLIVVDPEDRWRRIFPMSFVFCVNIVLGNVSLRYIPVSFMQTIKSFTPATTVVLQWLVWRKYFDWRIWASLVPIVGGILLTSVTELSFNMFGFCAALFGCLATSTKTILAESLLHGYKFDSINTVYYMAPFATMILGVPAMLLEGSGVVDWFYTHQSVGSSLIIIFSSGVLAFCLNFSIFYVIHSTTAVTFNVAGNLKVAVAVLVSWLIFRNPISAMNAVGCGITLVGCTFYGYVRHLLAQQPPPPGTPRTPRTPRNRMELLPLVNDKLDDKV, encoded by the exons ATGGAAGAGAGTGTATTGTGTCAATGGAGTGTATTCAGATCTCTACTCGCTATTATTCAGTGGTGGGTTTTCAATGTTACTGTGATTATCATGAACAAGTGGATCTTCCAG AAATTGGATTTCAAGTTTCCACTCACAGTATCTTGTGTTCACTTCATATGCTCATCAATTGGAGCATATCTTGCAATCAAAGTGCTGAAGCTCAAACCATTGATAGTGGTTGACCCTGAAGATCGCTGGCGAAGAATATTTCCCATGTCATTTGTATTTTGTGTCAACATAGTGTTGGGGAATGTGAGCTTGCGATACATTCCTGTTTCTTTCATGCAAACAATTAAGTCATTTACTCCTGCAACCACAG TTGTTTTGCAGTGGTTGGTCTGGAGAAAATACTTTGATTGGAGAATTTGGGCTTCTTTGGTACCTATTGTTGGAGGAATACTCCTCACTTCTGTTACTGAGCTCAGCTTTAATATGTTTGGATTCTGTGCTGCCTTATTTGGATGTTTGGCTACTTCAACAAAGACTATCCTTGCAGAATCTCTGCTACATGGATATAAATTTGACAG CATAAACACCGTGTACTATATGGCACCTTTTGCAACCATGATCTTAGGAGTTCCAGCAATGCTACTCGAAGGCAGTGGGGTTGTAGATTGGTTTTACACCCACCAGTCTGTTGGGTCTTctctcatcatcattttcagtTCTGGGGTGTTGGCCTTCTGTCTTAACTTCTCCATCTTTTACGTGATTCATTCTACGACTGCAGTTACATTTAATGTCGCTGGTAACCTTAAG GTTGCAGTTGCTGTCTTGGTCTCATGGCTGATCTTCCGGAACCCAATTTCAGCTATGAATGCCGTTGGATGTGGTATCACACTTGTCGGATGTACATTCTATGGGTATGTGAGGCACTTGCTTGCCCAACAGCCACCGCCACCAGGAACTCCTCGAACTCCCCGGACTCCAAGGAACAGGATGGAGTTGCTTCCCCTTGTAAATGATAAATTAGATGATAAGGTCTGA